The Manihot esculenta cultivar AM560-2 chromosome 1, M.esculenta_v8, whole genome shotgun sequence genome has a window encoding:
- the LOC110600797 gene encoding uncharacterized protein LOC110600797: MATAAPPSIDLCTVFSESKRIINAHTRHFLALSVFFLLPLSFSFTVYPTLQNLLAPSSTLNSKILLSTSFLLDQDPSNFVTLKTLVLSLLFSLFVFVFGLLAAGSITYSVLHGFYGRPVKLVASIRSALVSFFPLIITTILAQIIVLAIFVATGFLLFVVVMGIQLLGFQVELFSPYFIVFSVIVSIVLILVLVYLQVNWFLFGVIVVVESSWGLQPLKRSSFLIKGMRGLALALSLFFGFLVGVLLFISSVSGITLGIGTNGGWKSCAFVVQIVVTSTLLMLLLLYYSAANTILYMYCKAVHGELAWEIAEEFAREYISLPFDDGKVPHLVSVAYTLQN; encoded by the coding sequence ATGGCGACTGCAGCACCTCCTTCTATCGACCTCTGCACAGTTTTCTCTGAATCAAAACGCATCATCAATGCCCACACCCGCCATTTCCTCGCTCTCTCagtcttctttcttcttcctctttcctTCTCTTTCACTGTCTACCCTACCCTTCAGAATCTCCTCGCTCCATCCTCCACTCTCAATTCTAAAATCTTACTCTCTACTTCCTTCCTCCTTGATCAAGACCCATCTAATTTTGTTACTCTCAAAACCCTTGTTCTCTCACTTCTCTTCTCCCTCTTTGTCTTTGTTTTTGGCCTTCTTGCTGCTGGTTCTATCACCTACAGTGTTCTCCATGGCTTCTATGGTAGACCTGTCAAGCTCGTAGCATCTATTAGATCGGCTTTGGTTTCTTTCTTTCCCCTCATAATAACAACGATTTTAGCTCAAATTATTGTTCTGGCCATATTTGTCGCAACTGGGTTTCTCTTGTTTGTGGTTGTTATGGGGATTCAGCTTCTGGGGTTTCAAGTCGAGTTATTTTCTCCTTATTTTATCGTGTTCTCTGTAATTGTTTCGATTGTTTTGATATTGGTTTTAGTTTATTTGCAAGTTAATTGGTTTCTATTTGGCGTTATTGTGGTAGTGGAATCGAGTTGGGGTCTTCAGCCATTGAAGCGGAGTAGTTTTCTCATAAAGGGAATGAGAGGGCTGGCTTTGGCTTTATCTTTGTTTTTTGGGTTTTTGGTGGGTGTTTTGTTATTCATTAGCTCTGTTTCAGGGATCACACTGGGTATTGGCACTAATGGTGGATGGAAGAGTTGTGCATTTGTTGTGCAAATTGTAGTAACTTCAACACTACTAATGCTGTTGCTTCTTTACTATAGCGCTGCAAATACTATTTTGTATATGTATTGCAAGGCTGTACATGGGGAGCTTGCTTGGGAAATTGCTGAGGAATTTGCCAGGGAGTATATCAGCTTGCCGTTTGATGATGGAAAAGTTCCTCACCTTGTATCTGTTGCTTATACTTTACAAAACTAA